Proteins from a single region of Stutzerimonas stutzeri:
- a CDS encoding DUF3079 domain-containing protein, whose amino-acid sequence MAKKFPLEPSHPERVCWGCDRYCPATSMACGNGAGRTQHPAEMFGEDWYLDECWGIDPELIAKTRKESST is encoded by the coding sequence ATGGCCAAGAAATTTCCCCTCGAACCTTCCCACCCCGAACGTGTGTGCTGGGGCTGCGACCGCTATTGCCCGGCAACTTCGATGGCCTGTGGCAACGGCGCGGGCCGCACCCAGCATCCGGCGGAAATGTTCGGTGAGGACTGGTATCTGGATGAATGCTGGGGCATCGACCCGGAGCTGATCGCCAAGACCCGCAAGGAGTCGTCGACCTGA
- a CDS encoding dicarboxylate/amino acid:cation symporter yields MPSLNLQILVAACLGVAIGWLTGTLPTDAPVREGVLYASTLAGSIFIGLLKMVLIPLIFTSIVVGVANLQAHHQVHRVWGGALVYFTLTTSAAMLVALVAANLFKPGAGLSLDLFAEAMNDFEARQLTLPEFFLHFFANLFQNPFAALANGSILAVVVFAMFIGIALVVGGDRYRNILVVLQEFLELMMRIIGWIMRLAPLGILALLIKLVAEQDVALLSAVGGFIVLVFATTLFHGIVVLPGILFLTTGKSPLWFFRGTREALITAFATSSSAATLPISLRCAEDNLKVRPGIAGFVLPLGATMNMDGTALYEAAAALFVANLMGIELSLAQQAVVFFTAMIASTGAPGIPSAGMVTMVMVLQAVGLPAEAVAILLPIDRLLDTVRTAVNVEGDIIGSVVVQRFADRA; encoded by the coding sequence TTGCCCAGTCTCAACCTGCAGATTCTTGTCGCGGCCTGCCTGGGTGTCGCCATCGGCTGGCTGACCGGCACGCTGCCGACCGACGCGCCCGTACGCGAGGGCGTACTCTATGCCAGCACCCTGGCCGGGAGCATCTTCATCGGCCTGCTAAAGATGGTGCTGATTCCGCTGATCTTCACCTCCATCGTGGTCGGCGTGGCCAACCTGCAGGCGCACCATCAGGTGCATCGGGTGTGGGGCGGCGCGCTGGTCTACTTCACCCTCACCACCAGTGCGGCGATGCTGGTGGCGCTGGTCGCGGCGAACCTCTTCAAGCCGGGCGCGGGGCTGTCGCTGGACCTGTTCGCGGAGGCGATGAACGACTTCGAGGCGCGTCAGCTGACGCTGCCGGAGTTCTTCCTGCACTTCTTCGCCAACCTATTCCAGAACCCCTTCGCCGCACTGGCCAACGGCAGCATCCTGGCCGTCGTGGTGTTCGCCATGTTCATCGGCATCGCGCTGGTGGTCGGGGGCGACCGCTACCGCAATATCCTCGTGGTGCTGCAGGAATTTCTCGAGCTGATGATGCGGATCATCGGCTGGATCATGCGCCTGGCGCCGCTGGGCATCCTCGCCCTGCTGATCAAGCTGGTGGCCGAGCAGGATGTGGCGCTGCTCAGCGCCGTCGGCGGCTTTATCGTGCTGGTGTTCGCCACCACGCTGTTTCACGGCATCGTGGTGCTGCCGGGCATTCTCTTTCTCACGACCGGCAAGTCGCCGCTGTGGTTTTTCCGCGGCACCCGCGAGGCGCTGATCACGGCGTTTGCCACCAGCTCCAGCGCGGCAACGCTGCCGATCTCCCTGCGTTGCGCGGAGGACAACCTCAAGGTGCGCCCGGGCATCGCCGGCTTCGTACTGCCGCTGGGCGCGACCATGAACATGGACGGCACCGCACTCTACGAAGCGGCAGCTGCGCTGTTCGTCGCCAATCTGATGGGTATCGAGTTGAGCCTGGCGCAGCAGGCGGTGGTGTTCTTCACGGCGATGATCGCGTCCACCGGCGCGCCGGGCATTCCCAGCGCCGGCATGGTGACCATGGTGATGGTGTTGCAGGCGGTCGGCCTGCCGGCCGAGGCGGTGGCGATCCTGCTGCCGATCGACCGCTTGCTGGACACGGTGCGCACGGCAGTCAACGTCGAGGGCGACATCATCGGCAGTGTGGTGGTGCAGCGTTTCGCCGATCGCGCCTAG
- a CDS encoding SprT family zinc-dependent metalloprotease yields MPELLNARVEACYALAEQFFNRRFKRPEVSLKLRGQKAGVAHLQQNLLRFNEQLYRENTEHFLRQTVAHEVAHLIAHQMFGSRIQPHGEEWQLIMRGVYELAPDRCHTYLIQRRPVTRYVYNCSCAEQDFAFTAQRHALVAKGRRYYCRRCKTTLAFSGEQRIE; encoded by the coding sequence ATGCCCGAGCTTCTCAATGCCCGTGTCGAAGCCTGCTATGCGCTGGCCGAGCAGTTTTTCAACCGCCGCTTCAAGCGTCCAGAAGTGAGCCTCAAGCTGCGCGGCCAGAAGGCCGGCGTGGCTCACCTTCAGCAAAACCTGCTGCGTTTCAACGAACAGCTATACCGGGAAAATACCGAGCACTTCCTCCGTCAGACCGTCGCCCATGAGGTGGCGCATCTGATTGCCCACCAGATGTTTGGCTCACGGATTCAGCCGCATGGCGAGGAGTGGCAACTGATCATGCGCGGCGTTTACGAACTCGCGCCTGACCGCTGCCATACCTACCTAATCCAGCGCCGCCCGGTTACCCGCTACGTTTACAACTGCAGTTGCGCCGAGCAGGATTTCGCCTTCACCGCCCAGCGTCATGCCTTGGTGGCCAAGGGGCGGCGTTACTACTGTCGCCGCTGCAAGACGACACTGGCCTTCAGCGGCGAGCAGCGCATCGAATAA
- a CDS encoding Yip1 family protein → MIPHFLTLLTRPDQAWVDIRRDEEKNSSNYLVHLLLWALLPAICMFIGTRYVGWSLVEDERIWLDTRSAFQLSALIYITIVAGTFIMGFFLRWMSRTFDARPTFNQCVGFIAYVITPFFFAGLGALYPSRWTAILVLVVAGIYSTYLLFVGLPKFMRIDNRNTFLYGACTWGVGLLVLVNLKVPMILFWTLALDPTYERNTPQNQSYGFEENRPQEEPGGLDNERRFNERPNE, encoded by the coding sequence ATGATCCCGCACTTTCTTACATTGCTCACTCGCCCCGATCAGGCGTGGGTCGACATTCGCCGCGACGAAGAAAAAAACAGCTCCAACTACCTCGTCCACCTGCTGCTCTGGGCGTTGCTGCCAGCGATATGCATGTTCATAGGCACTCGTTACGTGGGCTGGAGCCTGGTGGAAGACGAGCGAATCTGGCTCGATACCCGCAGCGCATTCCAGCTCAGTGCGCTGATCTACATCACGATCGTCGCCGGCACCTTCATCATGGGTTTCTTTCTGCGCTGGATGTCCCGCACCTTCGATGCACGCCCGACCTTCAATCAGTGCGTAGGCTTCATCGCCTATGTCATCACACCGTTCTTCTTTGCGGGCCTCGGTGCGCTCTACCCTTCGCGCTGGACCGCGATTCTCGTGCTGGTGGTCGCAGGGATCTACTCCACGTATCTGTTGTTCGTCGGCCTACCCAAGTTCATGCGCATCGACAACCGCAATACCTTCCTCTATGGCGCATGCACCTGGGGCGTCGGCTTGCTGGTATTGGTCAACCTCAAGGTGCCGATGATTCTGTTCTGGACCCTCGCGCTTGACCCAACCTACGAGCGCAACACACCGCAGAATCAAAGCTACGGTTTCGAGGAAAATCGCCCGCAAGAAGAACCGGGCGGCCTGGATAACGAGCGCCGATTCAACGAACGACCAAACGAGTAA
- a CDS encoding Yip1 family protein — translation MINHVWGLFTHPGREWNEIRGEEETVSHMYLTHVLLLAAIPAVSAYIGATQVGWSIGGGEPVKLTQASCMQLAILAYFAMLAGVAVMGGFIHWMARTYDANPTLTQCIVFAAYTATPLFIGGLAGLYPHLWLGMLVGTAAVCYTAYLLYVGLPKFMNISEDEGFMFSSSVLAVGLVVLVAIIALSVITWGMGIGPVYVR, via the coding sequence ATGATCAATCACGTTTGGGGCTTGTTTACCCATCCTGGCCGAGAGTGGAATGAAATCCGTGGCGAAGAAGAAACCGTCAGCCACATGTACCTCACGCATGTGCTGCTGCTGGCAGCCATACCAGCCGTATCGGCGTATATCGGCGCTACCCAGGTAGGTTGGAGCATCGGCGGTGGAGAGCCGGTCAAGCTGACTCAAGCCAGCTGCATGCAGCTGGCGATACTCGCTTATTTCGCAATGCTGGCCGGGGTCGCCGTAATGGGTGGCTTCATCCACTGGATGGCACGCACTTACGACGCCAACCCGACACTAACCCAGTGCATCGTCTTCGCCGCCTACACCGCAACCCCGCTATTCATCGGCGGGCTGGCTGGCCTCTACCCACATCTGTGGCTCGGCATGTTGGTGGGCACTGCGGCGGTCTGCTACACGGCTTACCTTCTCTATGTCGGGCTACCGAAGTTCATGAACATCTCGGAGGACGAGGGCTTCATGTTCTCCAGCTCGGTGCTTGCAGTAGGGCTGGTGGTGCTGGTCGCGATCATTGCGCTATCCGTGATCACCTGGGGCATGGGCATCGGCCCGGTGTACGTCCGCTAA
- a CDS encoding DNA-J related domain-containing protein has translation MDDLSPALDLPGHLLVLLQDKPEGCSEYELIQQLKRRHSTHVPNLPLTDKLVLFRTHFLVFNALYLLRDRLWAEASGHLQISPLHIQLLPYANSAAGVTEQDALREYYLDLSNLRNTDEDDVERLLASFWTRMQGSDEKQAALELFELDRSPQPLNLDVIKRRYRQLVGLHHPDRGGSTQRLQSINLAMEILERYYR, from the coding sequence ATGGACGACCTTTCCCCCGCACTGGACTTGCCAGGCCACCTGCTCGTATTGCTGCAGGACAAACCCGAAGGCTGCAGCGAATATGAGCTGATCCAACAGCTCAAGCGCCGGCACAGCACGCATGTCCCCAATTTGCCGCTGACCGACAAACTGGTGCTCTTTCGCACGCATTTTCTGGTCTTTAACGCGCTTTATCTGCTGCGTGATCGCCTTTGGGCCGAAGCCAGCGGCCATTTACAGATCAGCCCTCTGCACATCCAGTTGTTGCCCTATGCCAATTCCGCTGCTGGCGTCACCGAACAGGACGCACTGCGCGAGTACTACCTCGACCTCTCCAACCTCAGGAACACCGATGAGGACGACGTAGAACGTCTGCTCGCCAGCTTCTGGACGCGGATGCAGGGCAGCGACGAGAAGCAGGCCGCACTCGAACTGTTCGAACTGGACCGCTCCCCGCAACCGCTGAACCTCGACGTCATCAAGCGCCGCTATCGGCAACTGGTTGGCCTGCATCACCCGGATCGAGGCGGCAGCACCCAGCGGCTGCAATCGATCAACCTGGCCATGGAAATACTCGAGCGCTATTACCGCTAA
- the ttcA gene encoding tRNA 2-thiocytidine(32) synthetase TtcA, translated as MGNLSVNQNKLQKRLRRLAGEAVTDFNMIEDGDKVMVCLSGGKDSYTMLDVLLYLQKVAPIKFEIVAVNMDQKQPGFPEHVLPEYLKAIGVEYHIIEKDTYSVVKEKIPEGKTTCSLCSRLRRGTLYTFADEIGATKMALGHHRDDILETFFLNMFYGGTLKAMPPKLLSDDGRNVVIRPLAYCNEADIEAYSKMKEFPIIPCNLCGSQENLQRQVVKEMLQEWERKSPGRTEIMFRALQNVVPSQLADRSLFDFKSLRIDNDATPRFVDVMSL; from the coding sequence ATGGGCAACCTCTCGGTCAACCAAAACAAACTGCAGAAGCGCCTGCGCCGCCTGGCGGGCGAAGCCGTTACCGACTTCAACATGATCGAGGATGGCGACAAGGTCATGGTCTGCCTGTCCGGCGGCAAGGACAGCTACACCATGCTCGACGTACTGCTTTATCTGCAGAAGGTCGCGCCGATCAAGTTCGAGATCGTTGCCGTGAACATGGACCAGAAGCAGCCGGGCTTTCCCGAGCACGTGCTGCCCGAGTATCTGAAGGCTATCGGTGTGGAGTATCACATCATCGAGAAGGACACTTACTCGGTGGTGAAGGAGAAGATTCCGGAAGGCAAGACCACCTGCTCGCTGTGCTCGCGCCTGCGCCGTGGCACGCTGTACACCTTCGCCGACGAGATCGGCGCGACCAAGATGGCCCTCGGTCACCATCGCGACGACATCCTGGAAACCTTTTTCCTCAACATGTTCTACGGCGGTACGTTGAAGGCCATGCCGCCCAAGCTGCTCTCCGACGATGGACGCAATGTGGTGATTCGCCCGCTGGCCTACTGCAATGAGGCGGACATCGAGGCGTACTCGAAGATGAAGGAGTTCCCTATCATCCCGTGCAACCTCTGCGGCTCGCAGGAGAACCTGCAGCGCCAGGTGGTCAAGGAAATGCTGCAGGAGTGGGAGCGCAAGTCGCCGGGGCGCACCGAGATCATGTTCCGCGCGCTGCAGAACGTGGTGCCTTCGCAGCTGGCCGACCGCAGCCTGTTCGACTTCAAGAGTCTGCGCATCGACAACGACGCCACGCCGCGCTTCGTTGATGTGATGAGCCTGTAG
- a CDS encoding 3-deoxy-7-phosphoheptulonate synthase: protein MNASATVLAKQPVATAEASIARRSAQPLPSPAVLRQRLPLNDALAARIDNDRNAIRAVLDGRDTRLLVVVGPCSLHDTAAGLEYAERLAALVHEVSDQLLLVMRAYVEKPRTTVGWKGLVYDPHLDGSGNMAEGLHLSRRLMLDILETGLPIATELLQPLAAGYFDDLLGWAAIGARTSESQIHRELVSGLDLPVGFKNGTDGGLGIACDAMRSAEHPHQHFGIDDLGHPALLQTRGNPDTHLVLRGGHGAPNYDATSVAAARSTLEKQGIAPRIMVDCSHANSGKNPLRQPAVLESVIEQRLAGDMSLRGVMLESHLFDGCQPLSGELRYGVSITDGCLGWTATEEMLRQAAQRLRG from the coding sequence ATGAATGCATCCGCCACCGTACTTGCCAAGCAACCCGTCGCCACCGCTGAAGCCTCCATTGCTCGCCGCAGCGCACAGCCGCTGCCCAGCCCCGCCGTATTGCGCCAGCGTCTGCCCTTGAATGACGCCCTTGCCGCACGCATCGATAACGACCGCAACGCCATCCGCGCCGTGCTCGACGGCCGCGATACGCGCCTACTGGTCGTCGTCGGGCCCTGTTCCCTGCACGATACTGCCGCCGGGCTCGAGTACGCTGAGCGTCTGGCTGCGCTCGTGCACGAAGTCAGCGACCAGCTGCTGCTGGTGATGCGCGCCTATGTGGAAAAGCCGCGCACGACCGTCGGCTGGAAAGGCCTGGTCTACGATCCGCACCTCGATGGCAGCGGCAATATGGCTGAAGGGTTGCACCTGTCGCGGCGGCTGATGCTGGATATTCTCGAAACCGGTCTGCCGATCGCCACCGAACTGCTGCAGCCGCTGGCCGCGGGGTACTTCGACGATCTGCTCGGTTGGGCCGCGATCGGTGCACGCACCAGCGAGTCGCAGATTCATCGCGAGCTGGTCAGCGGGCTGGACCTGCCGGTGGGGTTCAAGAATGGTACCGATGGCGGCCTGGGCATCGCCTGCGACGCCATGCGTTCAGCGGAACATCCACATCAGCACTTCGGCATCGACGATCTCGGCCATCCGGCACTGCTGCAGACCCGCGGCAATCCGGATACCCATCTGGTGCTGCGTGGCGGTCACGGCGCACCCAACTACGACGCGACCAGTGTCGCTGCTGCTCGTAGCACGCTGGAAAAGCAGGGCATTGCTCCGCGCATCATGGTCGATTGCAGTCACGCCAACAGCGGCAAGAACCCACTGCGCCAGCCCGCGGTGCTGGAGTCGGTGATCGAGCAGCGCCTGGCCGGCGACATGAGTCTGCGTGGCGTAATGCTGGAGAGCCACCTGTTCGATGGCTGCCAGCCGCTCTCCGGTGAATTGCGCTACGGCGTGTCGATCACCGACGGCTGCCTGGGTTGGACTGCGACCGAGGAAATGCTGCGTCAGGCGGCGCAGCGGCTGCGCGGCTGA
- a CDS encoding DNA-3-methyladenine glycosylase I, producing the protein MQDYKWLHEYCLNRFGSAAALEARLPRPHSADQLRSVSDDRYLSLISLRIFRAGLKHSLVDAKWPAFEQAFFGFDPEKVVLMGGEHIERLMQDTRLIRHLGKLKSVPRNAQFVLDVAKERGSFGNLLADWPSSDIVGLWRYLTRHGSQLGGLSAPRLLRMAGKDTFVPSNDVVAALKAQEIVDKVPSSQRDQAAVQAAFNQWQAESGRPLCQLSAMLAFTVNH; encoded by the coding sequence ATGCAAGACTACAAATGGCTGCACGAATACTGCCTCAACCGCTTCGGCTCGGCCGCGGCGCTGGAGGCCCGTCTGCCGCGGCCCCACAGCGCCGACCAACTGCGCAGCGTTTCGGATGACCGCTACCTCTCGCTGATCAGTCTGCGCATCTTCCGCGCCGGCCTCAAGCACAGCTTGGTGGATGCCAAGTGGCCGGCCTTCGAGCAGGCGTTCTTCGGTTTCGACCCGGAGAAAGTCGTACTGATGGGCGGCGAGCACATCGAGCGACTGATGCAGGACACCCGACTGATCCGTCATCTCGGCAAGCTCAAGAGCGTGCCGCGCAACGCGCAGTTCGTGCTCGACGTGGCCAAGGAAAGGGGCAGCTTCGGCAACCTGCTGGCCGATTGGCCGAGCAGCGACATCGTCGGCCTGTGGCGTTACTTGACCAGGCACGGCAGCCAGCTCGGTGGCCTGTCGGCGCCGCGCCTGTTGCGTATGGCCGGCAAAGACACCTTCGTGCCCAGCAATGACGTGGTAGCCGCGCTCAAGGCGCAGGAAATCGTCGACAAGGTGCCCAGCAGTCAGCGCGATCAGGCCGCGGTGCAGGCCGCATTCAACCAGTGGCAGGCGGAAAGCGGCCGTCCGCTGTGTCAGCTCTCAGCGATGCTGGCGTTCACCGTCAACCACTGA
- a CDS encoding DUF2946 domain-containing protein, which produces MTIVKDKRAQIVWVLFTCILLNAFVCSLNYATHVGFGLAMGQDAFCITGDDGGSGLGALPSDLHDLSQHALDCPLCSSVFLAIVALFALAWLGRRATGATPLPPIERHGPRHHWPALNPRAP; this is translated from the coding sequence ATGACCATCGTCAAAGACAAGCGTGCGCAGATCGTATGGGTGCTCTTCACCTGCATCCTGCTCAATGCCTTTGTCTGCAGTCTGAACTACGCCACCCATGTGGGCTTCGGACTGGCCATGGGGCAGGACGCCTTCTGCATCACCGGCGACGATGGCGGCAGCGGCCTCGGCGCGCTCCCCTCCGATTTACATGACCTGTCGCAGCATGCCCTCGACTGCCCTCTGTGCAGTTCGGTTTTCCTCGCCATCGTCGCACTGTTCGCCTTGGCCTGGCTGGGGCGGCGCGCGACAGGTGCAACCCCGCTACCACCGATTGAGCGTCACGGCCCGCGCCACCACTGGCCGGCACTGAATCCGCGTGCACCCTGA
- a CDS encoding putative natural product biosynthesis protein, which yields MTMMERFTRADSRVSYRLPFPDYPSNARSFVHLDAKLLPYWHALFDVCPRLLKLDPPEGLEIFRQFMTWAYGCQLALDWTFHLGVCRWLLASDYRELVEPEQIEAMMLAAAARWVASDDSPAIGIVLGWRGSSEHVFDWKPRIRQGARPLAAEAEELPPAPWDFAWSPLSSTAGNGFRRWLRVP from the coding sequence ATGACCATGATGGAACGATTCACCCGCGCCGATAGCCGCGTGAGCTATCGGCTGCCTTTTCCCGACTACCCCAGCAACGCCCGCAGCTTCGTGCATCTGGACGCCAAGTTGCTGCCGTACTGGCATGCGCTGTTCGATGTCTGCCCGCGGCTGCTCAAGCTTGACCCGCCAGAGGGACTGGAGATTTTTCGTCAGTTCATGACCTGGGCCTACGGCTGCCAGCTGGCGCTGGACTGGACCTTCCACCTCGGCGTCTGTCGCTGGTTGCTGGCTTCCGACTACCGCGAGCTGGTCGAGCCGGAGCAGATCGAGGCCATGATGCTCGCCGCCGCGGCGCGTTGGGTTGCCAGCGATGACAGCCCGGCAATCGGCATCGTGCTCGGCTGGCGCGGCAGCAGTGAGCATGTATTCGACTGGAAGCCGCGGATTCGCCAGGGTGCACGCCCGCTCGCCGCCGAGGCGGAAGAGCTGCCGCCAGCGCCCTGGGACTTCGCCTGGAGCCCGCTGTCGAGTACGGCCGGCAACGGATTTCGCCGCTGGTTGCGCGTGCCATGA
- the cydP gene encoding cytochrome oxidase putative small subunit CydP, whose translation MFKSSLRRDVVLVVLAKVAILMIIKNVWFDAPSIPENGSVRVADHLLDSRGSIPEGGPR comes from the coding sequence ATGTTCAAGTCATCGCTCAGGCGAGACGTCGTGCTGGTAGTGCTGGCCAAGGTCGCGATCCTCATGATCATAAAAAACGTCTGGTTCGATGCTCCCAGCATTCCCGAGAACGGTTCGGTGCGCGTTGCCGACCATTTGCTTGATTCGCGGGGTTCGATCCCCGAGGGAGGGCCGAGATGA
- a CDS encoding cytochrome ubiquinol oxidase subunit I: MISESVVDLSRLQFAMTAMYHFLFVPLTLGLAFLLAIMESVYVMTGKQVYKDMTQFWGKLFGINFALGVTTGLTMEFQFGTNWAYYSHYVGDIFGAPLAIEGLMAFFLESTFIGLFFFGWDRLSKVQHLAVTWLVALGSNLSALWILIANGWMQNPVGSEFNFETMRMELVDFGALLFNPVAQVKFVHTVSAGYVTGAIFVLAISSFYLLKKRDLGFARRSFAIAAVFGLASTISVIILGDESGYEIGDVQKVKLAAIEAEWDTHPAPAGFTLFGLPNQQEMRTDYEVKIPYALGLIATRSVDEEIKGIKQLVAEHELRIRNGMLAYERLQVLRSGDKSAAAIAAFNEVKQDLGYGLLLKKYTANVVDASEEQIKLAALDTIPNVFSLFWTFRVMVAAGFLMLLLFALASWASIKRNAETKPWLLRFALFSLPLPWIAAQTGWYVAEHGRQPWSIAEVLPTHLSTSTLAAGDIWGSLIALVAFYSLLLVIEMFLMVRFARLGPSSLHTGRYHFERNVREALVAPAQPSGLTSQPGSV; the protein is encoded by the coding sequence ATGATCTCGGAAAGCGTTGTCGATCTATCACGCCTGCAGTTCGCCATGACGGCGATGTATCACTTTCTCTTCGTGCCGTTGACCCTGGGGCTGGCGTTCCTGCTGGCGATCATGGAATCGGTCTACGTGATGACCGGCAAGCAGGTCTACAAGGACATGACCCAGTTCTGGGGCAAGCTGTTCGGCATCAACTTCGCCCTGGGCGTCACCACCGGACTGACCATGGAATTCCAGTTCGGTACCAACTGGGCCTACTACAGCCACTACGTCGGTGACATCTTCGGCGCACCCCTGGCCATCGAGGGGTTGATGGCGTTCTTCCTCGAATCCACCTTTATCGGTCTGTTCTTCTTCGGCTGGGACCGGCTCAGCAAGGTGCAGCACCTGGCCGTAACCTGGTTGGTGGCGCTGGGCTCGAACCTCTCGGCGTTGTGGATTCTCATCGCCAACGGCTGGATGCAGAACCCGGTGGGCTCCGAGTTCAACTTCGAGACCATGCGCATGGAGCTGGTGGATTTCGGTGCGCTGCTGTTCAACCCGGTGGCGCAGGTCAAGTTCGTGCATACCGTGTCGGCCGGCTACGTCACCGGGGCGATCTTCGTGCTGGCGATCTCTTCCTTCTATCTATTGAAGAAGCGCGACCTGGGCTTCGCCCGCCGTTCGTTCGCCATCGCCGCGGTGTTCGGCCTGGCGTCGACGATCTCGGTGATCATTCTTGGCGACGAATCCGGCTATGAGATCGGTGACGTGCAGAAGGTCAAGCTGGCGGCCATTGAGGCCGAGTGGGACACCCACCCAGCGCCGGCCGGCTTCACCCTGTTCGGCCTGCCCAATCAGCAGGAGATGCGCACCGATTACGAAGTGAAGATCCCTTACGCACTAGGCCTGATCGCTACGCGCTCGGTGGACGAGGAAATCAAGGGCATCAAGCAGCTGGTCGCTGAGCATGAGTTGCGCATCCGCAACGGCATGCTTGCCTACGAGCGGCTGCAGGTGCTGCGTAGCGGCGACAAGTCAGCCGCGGCCATCGCCGCGTTCAATGAGGTCAAGCAGGACCTGGGCTACGGGCTGCTGCTGAAGAAGTACACCGCCAATGTAGTGGACGCCAGCGAGGAGCAGATCAAGCTCGCCGCGCTGGACACCATTCCCAATGTGTTCAGCCTGTTCTGGACCTTCCGCGTGATGGTTGCCGCCGGCTTTCTGATGCTGCTGCTGTTCGCCCTGGCGAGCTGGGCCTCGATCAAGCGCAATGCCGAGACCAAGCCCTGGTTGCTTAGATTCGCGCTGTTCAGCCTGCCGCTGCCATGGATCGCGGCGCAGACCGGCTGGTATGTCGCCGAGCACGGCCGCCAGCCCTGGTCGATCGCCGAGGTGCTGCCGACCCATCTGTCCACCTCGACGCTGGCAGCCGGTGATATCTGGGGCTCGCTGATCGCCCTGGTGGCCTTCTACAGCCTGCTGCTGGTGATCGAGATGTTCCTGATGGTCCGCTTCGCACGGCTTGGGCCGAGCAGCCTGCACACCGGTCGTTATCACTTCGAGCGGAACGTGCGTGAAGCACTGGTGGCGCCGGCGCAGCCGAGTGGCCTGACTTCCCAGCCCGGCAGCGTCTGA
- the cydB gene encoding cytochrome d ubiquinol oxidase subunit II → MFDYEVLKLIWWVLIGVLLIGFALTDGFDMGAMALMPFVGKTDNERRVAINTIAPHWDGNQVWFITAGGALFAAWPMVYAVAFSGLYWAMLLVLFALFCRPVGFDYRSKVEDPRWRSAWDWALFVGGAVPALVFGVAFGNLFLGLPFQLDELMRSTYQGSFFALLNPFALLCGIVSLSMLSAHGGAWLMLRTDGALAERSRQATRLCVLVFLFGFVAAGLWLMLGVQGFTQLSVTDPGAALNPLLDKQVAQDNIGWLANYGRYPVTLIAPAAGILGALLALLGSSRNCGGASFVGTSLMIVGSICTAGFALFPFVFPSSLDPASSLTIWDAVSSQKTLGIMFVVACIFVPLILCYTLWSYVRMWGRLTQKTIEANPHGLY, encoded by the coding sequence ATGTTCGATTACGAAGTGCTCAAGCTCATCTGGTGGGTGCTGATCGGCGTGCTGCTGATCGGCTTCGCCCTGACCGATGGCTTCGACATGGGCGCCATGGCACTGATGCCCTTCGTCGGCAAGACCGACAACGAGCGACGCGTGGCGATCAACACCATTGCGCCGCACTGGGATGGCAACCAGGTGTGGTTCATCACCGCTGGCGGCGCGCTGTTCGCGGCCTGGCCGATGGTCTATGCGGTCGCTTTCTCCGGCTTGTACTGGGCGATGCTGCTGGTGCTGTTCGCGCTGTTCTGCCGGCCGGTGGGGTTCGACTACCGCAGCAAGGTGGAAGATCCGCGCTGGCGCAGCGCCTGGGACTGGGCCTTGTTCGTCGGCGGTGCGGTGCCGGCGCTGGTGTTCGGCGTGGCCTTCGGCAACCTGTTCCTTGGCCTGCCGTTCCAGCTCGACGAGCTGATGCGCTCGACCTACCAGGGCTCGTTCTTCGCGCTGCTCAACCCGTTCGCTTTGCTCTGCGGCATCGTCAGCCTGAGCATGCTCAGCGCCCACGGCGGCGCCTGGCTCATGCTGCGCACTGACGGCGCGCTAGCCGAGCGCTCGCGTCAGGCCACGCGCCTGTGCGTGCTGGTGTTCCTGTTCGGCTTTGTTGCCGCCGGGTTGTGGCTGATGCTGGGTGTCCAGGGCTTCACCCAGCTGTCAGTGACCGATCCGGGGGCAGCGCTCAATCCCCTGTTGGATAAGCAGGTGGCACAGGACAATATCGGCTGGCTGGCCAACTACGGCCGCTATCCGGTCACCCTGATCGCGCCGGCGGCGGGCATCCTCGGGGCGTTGCTGGCGCTGCTCGGTTCCAGTCGCAACTGCGGTGGGGCGAGCTTCGTCGGAACCAGTCTGATGATCGTCGGCAGCATCTGTACCGCAGGCTTTGCGCTGTTTCCCTTCGTCTTCCCGTCGAGCCTCGATCCGGCCTCGAGCCTGACCATCTGGGATGCGGTATCGAGCCAGAAGACGCTGGGCATCATGTTTGTCGTGGCGTGCATCTTCGTGCCGCTGATCCTCTGCTACACGCTATGGAGCTACGTGCGCATGTGGGGCCGGCTCACCCAGAAAACCATCGAAGCCAACCCCCACGGGCTGTACTGA
- the cydX gene encoding cytochrome bd-I oxidase subunit CydX, producing MWYFTWILGVLLACSFGIINALWLEATQDMDAEP from the coding sequence ATGTGGTACTTCACCTGGATTCTCGGCGTGCTGCTGGCCTGCAGCTTCGGCATCATCAACGCGCTGTGGCTGGAAGCCACGCAGGATATGGACGCCGAGCCGTGA